The Cellulomonas sp. P24 genome contains a region encoding:
- the gap gene encoding type I glyceraldehyde-3-phosphate dehydrogenase: protein MRIAINGFGRIGRSFLRAALQRGSDLEIVAVNDLTDAATLAHLLRYDTAYGRLTAEVEVDGDALVVDGRRIEVIAERDPARLPWSDRGVELVVESTGRFTTREHAAQHLAAGARKVLVSAPATGDDLTVVFGVNEGSYDPATHHVVSNASCTTNCLAPMAKVLHDTVGIVDGVMTTVHAFTADQNLQDGPHRDLRRARAAANNIVPTSSGAAKAIGKVLPELDGRLSGFALRVPVLTGSITDLTVTASRDVTVEEINDAFRAAAAGPLAGVMAYSTDPIVSSDIVGNPASVILDSPLTTVVGRTVKVLGWYDNEWGFTNRLIDTAELIAHA from the coding sequence GTGCGCATCGCCATCAACGGCTTCGGCCGGATCGGACGCAGCTTCCTCCGGGCCGCCCTCCAGCGCGGCAGCGACCTCGAGATCGTCGCGGTCAACGACCTCACCGACGCCGCGACCCTCGCCCACCTGCTCCGCTACGACACCGCGTACGGCCGGCTCACGGCCGAGGTCGAGGTGGACGGCGACGCCCTCGTCGTCGACGGACGGCGGATCGAGGTGATCGCCGAGCGCGACCCCGCCCGGCTCCCGTGGAGCGACCGCGGCGTCGAGCTGGTCGTCGAGTCGACCGGGCGGTTCACGACGCGCGAGCACGCGGCGCAGCACCTCGCGGCCGGCGCCCGGAAGGTCCTCGTCAGCGCCCCGGCCACCGGGGACGACCTCACCGTCGTGTTCGGCGTGAACGAGGGCTCCTACGACCCGGCGACCCATCACGTCGTCTCGAACGCCTCGTGCACCACCAACTGCCTCGCGCCGATGGCCAAGGTGCTCCATGACACGGTCGGCATCGTCGACGGCGTCATGACGACCGTCCACGCCTTCACCGCCGACCAGAACCTCCAGGACGGCCCGCACCGCGACCTCCGGCGCGCCCGCGCGGCGGCGAACAACATCGTCCCGACGTCCAGCGGTGCCGCGAAGGCCATCGGCAAGGTGCTCCCCGAGCTCGACGGTCGCCTGTCCGGCTTCGCGCTGCGCGTCCCGGTGCTCACGGGGTCGATCACCGACCTCACCGTCACCGCGTCGCGCGACGTCACCGTCGAGGAGATCAACGACGCGTTCCGCGCCGCCGCGGCCGGACCGCTCGCCGGGGTGATGGCCTACAGCACGGACCCGATCGTCTCGAGCGACATCGTCGGCAACCCGGCGAGCGTGATCCTCGACTCGCCGCTGACCACGGTGGTCGGGCGGACGGTCAAGGTGCTCGGCTGGTACGACAACGAGTGGGGCTTCACGAACCGCCTGATCGACACCGCGGAGCTCATCGCCCACGCCTGA
- a CDS encoding TetR/AcrR family transcriptional regulator, producing the protein MPTNARERLLATAEDLFYAQGTRATGVEQILAASDVGRASFYRHFTSKDDLIVAVLERRRQYWRDVVVPDVRARGGHPLDVFDLLADRLEETGYRGCAFLNTLVEIPDPQSPAHRCAIEHKEDQRRLFAELLAENGYADADGRLSTRLLMLYDGASVTGLRERSPQAALDARAVAELLLSAAAHRQPGT; encoded by the coding sequence GTGCCGACCAACGCCCGCGAGCGCCTCCTCGCCACTGCGGAGGACCTCTTCTACGCGCAGGGCACGCGCGCGACCGGGGTCGAGCAGATCCTCGCGGCGAGCGACGTCGGCCGCGCCTCGTTCTACCGGCACTTCACCAGCAAGGACGACCTGATCGTCGCCGTGCTCGAGCGTCGACGACAGTACTGGCGGGACGTCGTCGTCCCCGACGTCCGGGCGCGGGGCGGGCACCCGCTCGACGTGTTCGACCTGCTCGCCGACCGGCTCGAGGAGACCGGCTACCGCGGCTGCGCGTTCCTCAACACCCTCGTCGAGATCCCCGACCCGCAGTCGCCCGCGCACCGGTGCGCGATCGAGCACAAGGAGGACCAGCGGAGGCTGTTCGCCGAGCTGCTCGCCGAGAACGGCTACGCCGACGCCGACGGCCGGCTCTCCACCCGGCTGCTGATGCTCTACGACGGAGCGAGCGTCACCGGTCTGCGGGAGAGATCACCTCAGGCCGCGCTCGATGCGCGCGCGGTCGCAGAGCTCCTGCTGTCGGCCGCCGCGCACCGGCAGCCGGGGACCTAG
- a CDS encoding NADP-dependent oxidoreductase translates to MRAVRFHQYGDPQVLTLEDAPEPHAGPGQVRIRVRAASVNPIDWKIRAGYLAEMMPTTFPAVPGSDAAGVVDEVGDGTTGVTVGDEVFGLAVSGSASDLAVLGAWAPVPSTWSVEQAAAAGLVSTTAIAGLDALGDLAGRTILLEGAAGGVGSAAVEIAVARGATVIGTASERHHDFLRSLGATPVTYGEGLAARVAAVAPGGVDVALDLAGSGSLADLVAIVGDPAKVATVADFGAAALGVTMVQGAANAPANLALAAELGTAGSYTPRIDTTYPLRQAAEAHAYVQAGHAQGKVVLTV, encoded by the coding sequence ATGCGCGCAGTGCGCTTCCACCAGTACGGCGACCCCCAGGTGCTGACGCTCGAGGACGCCCCCGAGCCGCACGCGGGACCCGGACAGGTCCGCATCCGGGTCCGGGCCGCCAGCGTCAACCCGATCGACTGGAAGATCCGCGCCGGGTACCTCGCCGAGATGATGCCGACCACGTTCCCGGCCGTCCCCGGCAGCGACGCCGCCGGGGTGGTCGACGAGGTCGGCGACGGCACGACAGGCGTCACGGTCGGCGACGAGGTGTTCGGTCTCGCCGTGTCCGGCAGCGCGTCGGATCTTGCGGTGCTGGGCGCCTGGGCACCCGTCCCCTCCACGTGGTCGGTCGAGCAGGCGGCCGCCGCCGGCCTGGTGTCCACGACCGCGATCGCCGGTCTCGACGCGCTCGGTGACCTCGCCGGTCGCACGATCCTCCTCGAGGGTGCCGCCGGCGGCGTGGGTTCGGCCGCCGTCGAGATCGCCGTCGCCCGCGGCGCGACCGTGATCGGCACCGCGAGCGAGCGGCACCACGACTTCCTGCGCTCGCTCGGCGCGACGCCGGTCACCTACGGCGAGGGTCTGGCCGCCCGGGTCGCCGCGGTGGCACCCGGCGGCGTGGACGTCGCGCTGGACCTCGCCGGGTCCGGCTCGCTCGCCGACCTCGTCGCGATCGTCGGCGACCCGGCGAAGGTCGCGACCGTCGCCGACTTCGGTGCCGCCGCGCTGGGCGTCACGATGGTGCAGGGCGCGGCGAACGCCCCCGCGAACCTGGCCCTTGCCGCCGAGCTCGGGACCGCCGGCTCCTACACCCCGCGGATCGACACCACGTACCCCCTGAGGCAGGCCGCCGAGGCCCACGCCTACGTCCAGGCCGGGCACGCCCAGGGCAAGGTCGTCCTCACGGTCTGA
- a CDS encoding MarR family winged helix-turn-helix transcriptional regulator, translating into MDDDAPPRWLTDEQTRAWIALVSTTVWLPAALDAQLQRDAGVSFVEYTVLSWLSMRPGRASRMSEIAALANVRLSHLSRIAARLEGRGWMRREPDPDDGRATLAILTDAGWDKVVATAPGHVAEVRRLVFDGLTPAQVDQLQQIGTRIVHAAQPDLCLPEPVQDVPG; encoded by the coding sequence ATGGACGACGACGCACCCCCTCGGTGGCTGACCGACGAGCAGACGCGGGCCTGGATCGCGCTCGTCTCGACGACTGTCTGGCTGCCCGCCGCGCTCGACGCCCAGCTCCAGCGCGACGCGGGCGTGAGCTTCGTCGAGTACACGGTGCTGTCGTGGTTGTCGATGCGCCCGGGGCGCGCGTCGCGCATGAGCGAGATCGCCGCGTTGGCCAACGTCCGGTTGTCCCACCTGTCCCGCATCGCTGCCCGGCTGGAGGGCCGCGGGTGGATGCGCCGCGAGCCAGATCCCGACGACGGCCGCGCGACGCTCGCGATCCTCACCGACGCCGGGTGGGACAAGGTCGTCGCGACCGCGCCCGGGCATGTCGCCGAGGTCAGACGTCTCGTGTTCGACGGTCTCACGCCGGCCCAGGTGGACCAGCTCCAGCAGATCGGCACACGCATCGTCCACGCCGCCCAGCCGGACCTGTGCCTGCCGGAGCCTGTCCAGGACGTCCCGGGCTGA